Part of the Leptodactylus fuscus isolate aLepFus1 chromosome 6, aLepFus1.hap2, whole genome shotgun sequence genome, CTTtcatccagaaacagcgccaccctgatccaaaggttgtgtctggtattgctccattatagtgaatggggttgcactgcaataccacacacagcctgtggacCGGTGTGGCGCTGTTGTTAGAACAAGGCGCCAATCttacctagacaacccctttaatgaagtctGTAGAGCAGCATTTTACCATCCTTTCCTTTCCATACGACAAGCTACGCGAATATTTACCTGGGAATAGTTAACCCTTAAAGTCTCGTTGACGTTGATCATAGCTAGTAGTGAAAGTGCTTGAAACAGAACTCAGTAAACTCAGCGTATGAAAAttacactcttttttttttttaacttttttcgatttttctttgttttttttatacgaAGGGTTAAAATAGATCGGAAACTAACGCCTGGAAAAAAGTTGACGATTCCTCATAACAAAGCCGCGCGTTATCAAATCTCGTAAGTGTCCTTGCAAAGCTCGTGACGTATCaaccctaattttttttttccagaaataatCCTAGACCGAAACGCGCCGAAcaaagggaaggggaggagggggaggggaacaaACGCAAGGAGGGTCGTCATGCACACATGAGGCTGGAAcgccaaaaaaaaatcaaagcgaAACGTCATTGGCTGAGAAATGAAATATTTACAAAGAAGAGATACTTCCGCAACAGAAGATGCTACTGTATGTCGGCGCCCTCTTCTGGTGGAGGACTGCTGCTGTATTGTCTGCCATGCTCGTAGAATCTGCTGGAGTTAGTCGGTCCCCAAACCCTGACTGCGTGAAGCTAGTCACTGACCGCCaccggaaaaaaaaacatgagacgAGCCGGAGATGGCGCAAACGGACCGCACAGCGAACATCTAGATAGAGCCGATGACAGAGAAGAGGAGTCTAAAAAGGAtgaaaaacaacccccccccaacAACAAAATAATGTGCTGAATATCGGTAACCAGCGCAAGGCACTCAAGATTAACCCCGTCCCTGCTGGAGTCGCTCGGGACCTATCACCGTGCAGATCCCGCCAGCAGCTAAGAGGTTAAACCCAGTTGGCAATGTGAAAACCAAACCTTCctaaagtaacataaaaaaaaaagaagaaagagaaTCCTTCCGACCCGAAACCTCTTGGCGTGCCTTTCCTACAAATGGATGAAGGTTCGTTCCAAGATGCAAAAAAAACGTGTGACTCATGGATAAAAGAAGTGAAAAGATCTCAAAGAGTTAATAAGAACGCAACACTCTCGTGGCCGATGAGCCCTCATCCGAAAGGCAGGTGCAGGATGACGCTGATGATATCTTGTTTAGAAGCTTAAGAAACGAAATCcaaaaagaagagaaagaaaatcGCCAATCCCTTCAGTTGATCTGACGACATGCATCGAATGTCCACTTGGTGGCGCCACCGAAGATCTCGATGTTGGTCTCTGCCCAACTGATGACATTGCCAGTCAGTGCTTTGTTGCTGCAGGTTGCCAGGTTGTAGACTTCTCCCACGGTCAGCTTTCTATCCCACATATTGAAATGGGCCAGTTCCCCCACAAAAGCCTGGGTGGCGTCAAACCCCCCACCGAGGGTGTCCTAAAAAAACAAGGCAATGTGGTGTCACGTGAGACTGTAATAGAGTATAGCTCTGAAGCCATTTGGACATATATATAGATATGGAGGATCGCTCCCATCATTCACAGATTCCGTATTTTGTTTCCCCTATACTCTCTGTCGCCCCCTGTGGATAGAGCAATGACTTCACTAAAGCCAATGCAGCAAGCAGACCCTAGTGGGCACATTGTAACAGCAAAAGATATCAGGAATCCTCAATTGGTGGGGTCAGATGTCCTAGATAATTATAAAGGGAATATCCAATATCCAAGATAATCGAGgggaatactgccccctataggcaAGATTATAGATATTCACTGTCAGGTCTTTATATGGACTCTTACTATtcccatatattatatctatagagGGATTCCCATAAAATCGTCCCACGATGTTAATAAAGTAAAGGTGGATggtggatacattgtagcaggGTGAGGGGTAAGTACCTGTTCTTGCCCGATCACTAGCACCCCCTGGTGTTTGATAGGGTGATAAGGGGCCAGGTTCTCTCCGTTCCCCCTTAATACTCCGTCCTGATAGGCTTCCCATACGCCATCTCTGGTGGTCCAGGCGATACAGATGTGATGCCACTTCCCATCATTGATCACAAAGGGCAGTTTGGCCACCTGCGGCAGAGAAGACGAGTATACAGGACGATGAAATATAcggatatatacaatgtatacctAAGTAATGACATCACTTTGCTTATTAGAGATACTAGGGAAATATTACCCATAGCATAGACAGTGTTATgtcatatacacctatatacacctctataaagtatatattatatataatggcaaCATTTTGTTTCACAGCCAACAAAAACATTTACATTTAATGACTGTAGTACAAGCTATAACCTGTAGGTGGCGAAAGGAATGGCAAGAAGTTACATTGTATCAGACGATACGGTACaattatataacatgtattatgtaagtatatatatatatatatgtataaatataagcACTACTCAGCGATATAGCATGATATATATCAGACAATATGGCGGCCTTGGTACCTTGTCATTTATTAATATTTCCATTGGATTGTTCCCCCACTCAATGAGAACCAGTTCATTGGCTTGTCCGGGCACAGCGTAAGAAAATGGGGTCCCGACGCCCGGGGACGCGTTGGATTTCAGCCACATGCAGACAGTGAACGCGTACATTTCTGGCAGACTCTTTTTCACTTTGGCGTACATGTAGTTCGTCCTCAGAGGGAACGTGAGCTGGAACTTGTCCGCTGGTCTGCTCTCCTTTTGACCTGAAATCAAATATTGCAAAACCCTGATGTCATGACTGCTCCAGAACATGTCAGCTCCCTGGTGAGCAGCAGGGGGCGCCGCTCAGGATTACATTTAATACTAGACAGGATGGAGGGGCTCTGACAATGCTGTAAAGCAAGGAATTGCAAACACTGATCAATATTCTGCTGGCATCCTATGGCAATACTGGCTTGAATGGCCTGAATTATAAAGTGAGCCGTGGTCTGGAAGGAGGAAAATGCTGAGAGAGCAAAATCCTGCAGGTCACCTAGACCTGAGCACACATCTGCAGTGAGAACACAGCCCAAGACTATGCAGCGCACAGGAGCTTGTCATGTGGGACAAGGCAGATCCTAACTGTGCTGCGTAACAAACTGCAAGGCTGAAGTCAGACGGGGTGGACATGGGGCAATTGTAGAACTTCTAGTCCCCCCCCACTCACATCTATcagtaatatatataatatagatgacATCCACTGCAATGGTTTCACCATCCATTTGTCCTTCAAGACGAGTTGGCACCAGCGGTTTCTGAGATGTTACTAGAGGCTCAGGCTCCTGGACATAATGCCCCCTTCCCTGAACCCCATGACAATCCGGGACTTACTGTCCCCTTCTCTCCCCAATAACAATTTTGGACATAATGCATTCTTTTTATCCTGGATACGATAATGATACTGGATATAATGCTCACTTCTCCTCCTGCACCCCATGTAAATCCTCATAACCCTTCCAAATCCCATGGCAATCCGGGACACAATTCCCTCTTTTCCCCTGGACATGACAATCCTGGACTCAATGCCCCCTTCTCCCCAGACATGGCAATCCTGGACACAatgcccccttctcccctggACACAATGCCCTCTTCTCCCCCAGACATGACAATCCTGGACATAGTGCCCCCTTCTCCCCTGGACATCCTCACAATCCTGGACACAatgcccccttctcccctggACATCCTCACAATCCTGGACACAatgcccccttctcccctggACATCCTCACAATCCTGGACACAatgcccccttctcccctggACATCCTCACAATCCTGGACACAatgcccccttctcccctggacacaatgcccccttctcccctggacataatgcccccttctcccctggACATGACAATCCTGGGCACAATGCCCCCTTCTCCCCAGACATGGCAATCCTGGACACAatgcccccttctcccctggACACAATGCCCTCTTCTCCCCCAGACATGACAATCTTGGACATAatgcccccttctcccctggACATCCTCACAATCCTGGACACAatgcccccttctcccctggACATCCTCACAATCCTGGACACAatgcccccttctcccctggACATCCTCACAATCCTGGACACAatgcccccttctcccctggACATCCTCACAATCCTGGACACAatgcccccttctcccctggacacaatgcccccttctcccctggacataatgcccccttctcccctggACATGACAATCCTGGGCACAATGCCCCCTTGGCATTTCCATACAAGTTTATCCCATCACCTCTTTCCAAGTCTGTGATCCTCTGCTGGAGAGAGGTCAGGGCACTCTCAATCTTCCCCCTCAGCTCGGTCTCATTCTTCACATTCACCTTGCCTTCTTCTAGGTTGTTCACCCTGGAAAGTACTTGCTTCTCCAGGTCATCTATCTTGGTTTGCAGCAGATCTTTCAGGCTGGAGGCTTGGGCAGAAGCGTTGCCTCTGCTGTACTGCTGCAAGTGGGCAATGTCAAGCGATCAGTAAGTGGATTGTGGCAAGCATCGATAACATAGCACTACCTTAATGTCACAGCTTATCAGCGGCTTACTGACATTGAGTAGCCATTAGCGGCAATAGAATATGGTGAAAAAGGGGCAGAGGACCCAAATGCATGCCCCGTTATACTGCAGACATATAAGCCCCGTCGTCTTACATTGACCATTGCCTTATTACATAAAGTCACTTACCTCCAAGTTTTCCAGCCTGGTCTTCAGACTTTGCAGAGTCTGCCCCAACTGAGTGAGGGTCTCTGCCGTAGGGGTCCTGGACAAATCTCCCATTGTATTTTTGGTAGTCCCTGTCTCTTTTTTCCTGGAACCTGGGGCACCAACTTTGGGTTCATTGGAAGGGATCTCCAGGATGGGCTGCCCCTCACACCTGGCCAGTTTGCCTGTCAGGTCCCTGATAGTATCCTTTTGATTCATGATAGTCTCTTTTTGCTGGATGACAGTCTCTCTCAGCTGTAGGATGGTGGTCTTCAGGTCTTCTGTGGGACCACTGTTCTGCATTGAAGAAGTGCACATATCCATGTCAACAGGCACTGAAGTGCAGATAAACCTCGTTTGTGCAAAATTCTGTGCGGACCCCCTTAGAAAAAAGAAGGAGAGGAGGAAACATCTCCAGCAAGCTCCGGTGATCATGGCTTGGTCTTCTTGTCCCTTCCTTGAGGATGTGATGGCTTGTATGTTCAGCACCAGGAGCTGTCTATCCACTGAGTGCCCTGCTGCAGTGCCAGCCGCTTATATAGTGCGGGGAGGAGGCTCAGCCTCACAGGAGGAAGGAATTCCTTTATAATTGTGTTGTGACAGGCACACACTACATTAACCCCTGCACGACTGCAGCGTGTCCCTGGCCAGGGACAGGAGTGGGACAGA contains:
- the NPTX1 gene encoding neuronal pentraxin-1, which gives rise to MITGACWRCFLLSFFFLRGSAQNFAQTRFICTSVPVDMDMCTSSMQNSGPTEDLKTTILQLRETVIQQKETIMNQKDTIRDLTGKLARCEGQPILEIPSNEPKVGAPGSRKKETGTTKNTMGDLSRTPTAETLTQLGQTLQSLKTRLENLEQYSRGNASAQASSLKDLLQTKIDDLEKQVLSRVNNLEEGKVNVKNETELRGKIESALTSLQQRITDLERGQKESRPADKFQLTFPLRTNYMYAKVKKSLPEMYAFTVCMWLKSNASPGVGTPFSYAVPGQANELVLIEWGNNPMEILINDKVAKLPFVINDGKWHHICIAWTTRDGVWEAYQDGVLRGNGENLAPYHPIKHQGVLVIGQEQDTLGGGFDATQAFVGELAHFNMWDRKLTVGEVYNLATCSNKALTGNVISWAETNIEIFGGATKWTFDACRQIN